Proteins found in one Drosophila busckii strain San Diego stock center, stock number 13000-0081.31 chromosome 2R, ASM1175060v1, whole genome shotgun sequence genomic segment:
- the LOC108594948 gene encoding uncharacterized protein LOC108594948: MKFCTRLQVLKLLAWLLFTCIGFKLVMLKWRLMDTYPASYNRLSTQQIINYSMQPSNEMHQLEQLLQANKQHNWSPGCAPYPLYDNLHLEQTYFQFVQGGNDTYHLYSAHYDNRKAVANAPRVVVLGMVSNILGPYSDGYCQLWYEHSDRPDIVPMLAPEIVWYKEWGHGGTHVYPALMTCPLLKSPRRYRVPQLVSIVFGEPCAKANNALLVGYEAPQRNRSTRFAVCVKDLEFPKEDRSDRFVEWLELMRLLGAERVTAYNTGADKLMPNTWRTLNFYAQQDGLLQLRDYKLLEGHPLPGDNFWLLRCLNEVLMYLDCLYRSMYNFDYVGVFDVDEVIMPLGKFHNWHTLLEHLEQNSSLSTDNCKARTSYCFRNVYFSKELPEDETPPANFYMLRHVRRVAQHLDTVSAIKCLHSTAYSTAVHNHFTFYWEEACGPFDVPTAIGQMQHYREPDIKETLTLPTPVRDDNIWRFKDHLISRAHAIHRLLGGGNLP; encoded by the exons ATGAAGTTCTGCACGCGATTGCAAGTGCTTAAGCTGTTGGCGTGGCTGCTGTTCACCTGCATTGGATTCAAGCTGGTCATGCTAAAATGGAGATTAATGGATACTTATCCAGCGTCCTACAATCGCCTATCTA cgcagcaaattataaattatagtatGCAACCATCAAATGAGATGCATCAATTGGAGCAGCTTCTGCAGGCGAATAAACAACATAACTGGTCTCCTGGTTGTGCGCCGTATCCGCTGTACGACAATTTGCACCTGGAGCAAACTTACTTTCAGTTTGTTCAAGGCGGCAATGATACCTACCACTTGTATAGCGCGCACTACGATAACCGGAAAGCAGTGGCGAATGCACCACGCGTTGTAGTCCTGGGCATGGTCAGCAATATCCTAGGACCTTATTCTGATGGATATTGTCAGCTGTGGTATGAGCATAGTGACCGGCCGGATATAGTGCCTATGCTTGCACCAGAAATTGTTTGGTATAAGGAGTGGGGTCATGGTGGGACGCACGTCTATCCCGCACTCATGACTTGCCCACTATTGAAAAGTCCGAGAAGGTATCGCGTGCCGCAATTAGTGTCCATAGTATTTGGGGAGCCCTGTGCGAAGGCTAACAATGCGCTACTTGTGGGATATGAGGCGCCGCAGAGAAATCGTTCTACGCGCTTTGCAGTTTGCGTTAAGGATCTCGAATTTCCTAAGGAGGACAGATCAGATCGCTTTGTGGAGTGGTTGGAGCTGATGCGACTGCTGGGTGCGGAACGCGTAACGGCTTATAACACAGGCGCCGATAAGTTGATGCCTAACACTTGGCGCACACTCAACTTCTACGCCCAGCAGGATGGCTTGTTGCAGTTGCGTGATTACAAACTGCTTGAAGGACATCCTCTGCCGGGCGACAACTTTTGGCTGCTACGCTGCCTAAATGAGGTACTAATGTACTTAGATTGCTTGTATCGAAGCATGTACAACTTTGACTATGTGGGTGTATTTGATGTAGATGAGGTCATCATGCCTTTGGGCAAGTTTCACAATTGGCACACCCTGCTGGAACATTTAGAGCAGAACAGTAGCTTAAGCACCGACAATTGCAAGGCACGCACCAGCTATTGCTTTCGAAATGTGTACTTCTCCAAGGAGCTGCCAGAGGATGAGACACCGCCAGCTAACTTCTATATGCTGCGTCATGTGAGGCGCGTTGCTCAACACCTGGACACCGTTTCGGCCATCAAGTGTCTGCACTCCACCGCCTACTCAACCGCAGTGCACAACCATTTTACCTTTTACTGGGAGGAAGCTTGCGGTCCCTTTGACGTACCCACCGCAATTGGCCAGATGCAGCATTATCGGGAGCCAGATATCAAGGAAACGCTAACGTTACCCACACCAGTGCGCGATGACAATATTTGGCGCTTTAAAGATCATCTCATAAGCAGGGCACATGCCATACATCGTCTACTTGGTGGTGGTAACTTGCCTTAG